A genomic segment from Vanessa cardui chromosome 30, ilVanCard2.1, whole genome shotgun sequence encodes:
- the LOC124542239 gene encoding phosphatidylserine decarboxylase proenzyme, mitochondrial — protein MFPPTRIRSCLPVINPMFRRLKPHKPFRQISTIHNQTKNINTTTTKYQKTKWMNFRAIFTKWVPLGSVIYVGWCYIRASVNYEVSKVEIKFYEMFPFRITSRLWGRLAACELPVSIRSLVYGTYVKLFNVNLNDAAVKDLTYYKSLSEFFTRPLRPGARYISPAPCVSPCDGVVLNCGPADTDKIEQVKGVTYSLEEFLGENKWSTNENNYYNSLLKDKKNILHQCIIYLAPGDYHRFHSPCDWTSSFRRHFSGKLLSVNPWMARLIPGLFAVNERAVYVGEWKHGFFSMTAVGATNVGSIEIYSDPELRTNTKGKRNRIEEFKNTVSYKKGELFGQFNMGSTIILLFEAPADFKFELNAGERVLVGQALTMTSKEQAR, from the coding sequence ATGTTTCCACCGACGCGCATTCGGAGCTGCCTTCCAGTCATAAACCCGATGTTCAGACGTTTAAAACCGCATAAACCGTTTAGGCAAATATCGACCATTCATAATCAAACAAAGAACATTAATACGACGACTACGAAATATCAGAAGACGAAATGGATGAATTTCCGTGCAATTTTCACAAAATGGGTGCCTCTGGGAAGTGTAATTTACGTTGGATGGTGCTATATACGTGCAAGTGTAAATTACGAGGTGtcaaaagtagaaataaaattcTACGAAATGTTTCCCTTTAGGATAACTAGTCGTTTATGGGGACGCTTGGCGGCCTGCGAGCTTCCCGTGTCAATACGAAGTCTCGTTTACGGTACGTATGTTAAACTcttcaatgttaatttaaacGATGCAGCGGTGAAAGATCTGACATACTATAAGAGCTTATCTGAATTTTTCACTCGTCCTTTGCGACCGGGGGCCCGGTACATATCCCCGGCGCCCTGTGTGTCTCCCTGTGATGGTGTCGTCCTAAACTGTGGTCCAGCAGACACAGATAAAATCGAGCAAGTGAAGGGAGTAACCTATAGTCTTGAAGAGTTTTTAGGCGAAAATAAATGGTCTACTAACGAAAACAATTACTACAATTCGTTATTGAAAGATAAAAAGAATATACTGCACCAGTGCATCATTTATCTAGCTCCAGGTGACTACCACAGGTTCCACTCCCCATGCGATTGGACCTCAAGCTTCAGACGACACTTCTCCGGCAAATTACTGTCCGTTAATCCGTGGATGGCTCGGCTGATACCGGGTTTGTTTGCTGTCAATGAACGAGCGGTGTACGTTGGAGAATGGAAGCATGGCTTCTTTAGTATGACAGCAGTGGGTGCAACAAATGTTGGCTCGATCGAGATTTACAGTGATCCAGAATTGAGAACAAATACAAAAGGGAAACGTAATCGAATCGAAgagtttaaaaatacagtttcaTATAAAAAGGGTGAATTGTTCGGTCAGTTCAATATGGGTAGTACGATTATTTTACTATTCGAAGCACCAGCCGACTTCAAATTTGAGCTGAACGCCGGGGAACGGGTACTCGTTGGACAGGCCTTAACTATGACGTCGAAGGAGCAAGCTAGATGA
- the LOC124542302 gene encoding zinc finger protein 431-like has translation MSKSYNGKFTNDIKAGDKKSELFKAQGYADGSGDDNSSSETDFRGFEKVPLVLCQRLDITPYLDKLRYPLAPDIRSKMVTNRKTNNATANQLLLSCSVILVREDLEKLKQMVKNNTLRDYNSLKCKICDKAYSNIKKLQNHKENKHMIVYKSHNKTPKRVSFSDQIIIHEVKEYHRCRKCPRIFEDYNTLRRHMKQKHKKRRCYVCHYCSKDFVDRTFFKVHIKLHCDSCGLLLPNKRKYFEHRRYVCRIIKKYECKTCNIPFFNYMDLKDHSYDHLGTFFICDICKDQFQTKCEVSHHIKFLHTENRSNELYLKRPDGSYKCNFCKETSDQQHCMQEHVASLPDLQDRETTGYKDYYFCGECLKKFTTEKDMTQHKWTHFLKTSDNSQLRNEETKINKNILKKTYKLNEQLPGCLQPKVVLEKIKLPNESQESKEQNSAEVSNTEHLNFNGTLKKAIVDPITKKTIISKHRCEKCGKYLSSNYCLNRHLQRVHGVVKESNCVNNLQCSYCEEVFVWPSLLQTHNCIRMALPEMPFDDARPEVHFDNLSLMNQDNFDTYSISDDEDYVNAVDFEIPAPIVQLTEFEHLDIVVNGGNGRLDVINSKVCPINDLGYKLVMQEVPIEF, from the exons ATGTCCAAAAGTtacaatgggaaatttacaaatgATATTAAAGCGGGTGATAAGAAATCCGAACTATTCAAGGCACAAGGATACGCCGACGGCTCGGGTGACGATAATTCTTCATCGGAAACAGATTTTCGCGGTTTCGAGAAGGTGCCACTAGTGTTATGCCAGCGATTAGATATAACACCGTATTTGGATAAGTTACGCTATCCATTGGCGCCCGATATAAGGTCGAAAATGGTTACCAACAGAAAAACTAACAACGCAACCGCAAACCAATTACTTCTGTCTTGTTCTGTTATCCTGGTGCGAGAAGATCTGGAGAAGCTCAAGCAAATGGTGAAGAACAATACACTGCGCGATTATAACAGCTTGAAGTGTAAAATTTGTGATAAAGCATATTCAAACATAAAGAAATTGCAGAACCATAAAGAAAACAAACACATGATTGTGTATAAATCCCATAATAAGACACCAAAACGCGTTTCTTTCTCCGATCAGATCATTATTCATGAGGTTAAAGAGTACCACAGGTGTAGAAAGTGTCCGAGGATCTTCGAAGACTACAATACTCTTCGTCGTCACATGAAACAGAAGCATAAAAAGCGTAGGTGTTACGTTTGCCACTACTGTTCTAAAGATTTCGTTGATCGGACATTTTTCaaagtacatattaaattacACTGTGATTCGTGCGGACTGCTATTGCCTAATAAGAGGAAATACTTTGAACACAGACGGTACGTATgtaggattattaaaaaatatgaatgtaagACATGTAACATacccttttttaattatatggatTTGAAAGATCATAGCTACGATCACTTGGGTACTTTTTTCATATGTGATATATGCAAGGATCAGTTCCAAACTAAATGTGAAGTCTCGCACCATATAAAGTTCCTTCACACTGAAAATCGTTCCaatgaattgtatttaaaacgACCGGATGGATCGTACAAATGTAATTTCTGCAAAGAGACGTCAGATCAACAGCATTGTATGCAAGAACACGTCGCCTCATTGCCCGATCTGCAGGACAGAGAAACGACGGgctataaagattattatttttgcggTGAGTGTTTGAAGAAGTTCACAACTGAAAAGGATATGACGCAGCACAAGTGGACCCATTTTCTGAAAACGTCAGATAATTCGCAATTGCGAAACGAAGAaactaaaatcaataaaaatatacttaaaaagacatataaattaaatgaacagCTACCAGGTTGTTTGCAACCTAAAGTAGTATTGGAAAAAATCAAACTTCCAAATGAATCTCAAGAAAGTAAGGAACAAAACAGTGCAGAGGTTTCCAATAccgaacatttaaattttaatggaaCGTTAAAGAAGGCCATCGTTGATCCCATCACGAAGAAAACGATTATATCGAAACACAGATGTGAG AAATGCGGCAAATATCTATCATCCAACTActgtttgaatcgtcatttgcaAAGAGTTCACGGCGTTGTGAAGGAATCCAATTGCGTCAATAACTTACAATGTTCCTACTGTGAAGAAGTATTTGTATGGCCATCGCTGCTCCAGACCCACAATTGCATAAGAATGGCTCTACCAGAAATGCCCTTTGACGATGCAAGACCAGAAGTACACTTTGACAATCTAAGTTTAATGAACCAAGATAATTTTGATACTTATAGTATATCAGACGATGAAGATTATGTGAACGCTGTTGATTTTGAAATACCAGCTCCTATAGTGCAACTGACAGAGTTTGAGCATTTGGATATTGTTGTGAACGGTGGTAACGGACGATTGGATGTGATCAACAGTAAAGTGTGTCCGATTAACGATTTAGGTTATAAGTTAGTTATGCAAGAGGTACCTATAGAGTTTTGA